In Bradyrhizobium sp. 195, the sequence AACTTCATGCTGGACAACTGAAAGCCACAGAATCCACAATCCGGGAAGCGGCGCTCGCAGAGAGCCTCGCTACCATCGATGGCGAGATATCGCCATTCCTCGTTGCAGCCGATCTAGCCATCGAGCTGCTTGACGCCGACCCGGTGGGCTGCGCCGACAGACTTTCAGCGGCTGCGCAAGAGTACGGTGCACTGCGTGAGCGGGCTGGTGAGCTCGAGATGACGCTGCAACGGTCGGCGCCGGACCGCGCGGCGGCGGCCGTCTCGTTTGAGCACGCACGGTCGCATATGACGGAGAGCGCGGCCGAACTCAATCAACGTCGACTGGTCGTGGAAGAGAAGGCGACCGCCCGAGCTGAACTTCTTGGCGGTGAGGCGACTGCCAGTCACCGGACCCGGATCAACGAAGCTCGTCGAACGGCTCGCGAAACCCTCGCCAAGGCGCGGGAGGCGAAATCCGCTGCTGCCGGGGCGTTCCAGTCGGCCAGTGCTCGCTGTGAGGAGGCTACCCCGGGATTGGAGGCCGCGAAGAATCGCCGCGCGTCAGCCGAAGGGGCCTTCGATATGGCCTGTCAGGATATCGCCCGGTCGCCGGGTCAGGTGTTCACGCTGATTGCCGCCGACCCAGCGGTGTGCAGAGCGCTACGGAGACGAATTCAAGAGATCGACCGAACCGTAAACGATGCGGACGCCGCCGTCCTGATGCGTCGGGAAGACCTTGAGAGATCGCTGGAAGGGTTCGACGAGACAACTGATGCGGAGGTATCGACTGCCGCCGTTGCAACCCTGACAACGGAAATCGGCGATCTGCATCAACGAACCGGCACACTTTACGTATCGCTCGCGCGCGACGATGACGCACGCCGCATGGCTGCAAAGCCTATCGGCGGAGATAGAAACCGCACAGGCGGAACTTGCCATTTGGCAGGCGGTCGATGACGCCATCGGCTCAGCCAATGGCGATCGCTTTCGTCGCTTCGTACAGGGCATCACACTCGATCACATGGTGCAACTCGCGAATGATCATCTCAATGCACTGAGCCCCCGCTACAGGCTCGCGCCGGGCAAGGTGTCAGATCTCGCACTCTATATCATCGACCGCGACATGGACGATGAGGCGCGCGGGACGCGGAGTCTTTCCGGCGGCGAGCGATTTCTGGTCTCGTTGGCGCTTGCGTTAGCTCTATCAGGCCTCGAGGGCCGATCGTCCTTTGTCGATACGCTGTTCATCGACGAAGGCTTCGGATCGCTTGACGCCGACACGCTCGAGTTGGCAGTGGATGCCTTGCAGGGGCGAGGACGAAAAGTTGGCGTCATCACTCATGTCGCCGCCATGATCGAGCGGATCGCCGTGCAGGTTCGCGTTGAAAAGTGCGGCGCGGGGCGCTCCGAGATTCGGGTTTCTACCGGAATGGGAACGGTGTGGCCTGCTGTCGAGGCCGTGCAATAGACGGCAGCGCGCTCAAGAGTGGCGGCTTCGCGGAAGCACTGATCACGGCCAAGGCCCCTGCCGCGGATTCGCAGTACTCGCTATTTGAGCGGCAAGCCGAGCCCAATTGCCATCACCGTGATCGAGCTCAGTGGCCGTCTGAGCGTTCGCGCGATCTTGCTTGCCGACAATCCTTGCTCGATCAGCCCTTTGAGCTTGTGTTTCTCAACCGCGGTCCAAGGGCGAGCGACGGCTCCCGCGGCGCGGTTGCCGTCCCAGCGGAGGCTCATTTCGTTCGGTGTCATCTGATGGCGCTCGTTGAACCTGCACGGCCGCTCCGTAGGTCGTGGCCATCGAGCCATTCGAACTGAGGCGGATAAGACCAAAATCCGTCCGCCGGTGGTCAAAAATATGTATTGTTTCAGTGTGTTGTGACCTGGCTAGGGACGTGTGCGGGCCTTCACTTAATGGATTTTCAGTCCTTCTTGTATTATATTGGAGGAGAGGAGAATCTATGTCCGCGCGACGTGCCACGATCAAAGCCCGCTACACCGCCAACGTGATCCAGAGGCTCGCGAGCGCCGACAATGTCGCTGTCGTTGTGTCCGCCAACGACCTCTTCGCGCACCACGTCAAGCGCCTTTCCGGCGATGACATTCACTTTGACCCGATCGAGAATACGATCGTGGCCCTGCAGCGTGCCGGCATTCTGGATCGCGTCCAGGCCGTCCGACTTCAGGCCCGCTATTTGCGCGAAAATCGTTCGTGACCTTCGATCCTTTCGGGGACTTTGAGACGCGCGGCTATTTGCGCAACGTCGCAAAGACCAAGGACCTAGCGGTGGTCCAGCGCCTTCAGCACAATTCCTTTCTGACCGGTGTCGATGCGGGACTTGCGCAACTTGAAGCACGCTCATCCCTGACCTACGCCGATGTGCTACAGACT encodes:
- a CDS encoding coiled-coil domain-containing protein, which gives rise to MQREHDALVRSIQSTIRSVDQRRSELHAGQLKATESTIREAALAESLATIDGEISPFLVAADLAIELLDADPVGCADRLSAAAQEYGALRERAGELEMTLQRSAPDRAAAAVSFEHARSHMTESAAELNQRRLVVEEKATARAELLGGEATASHRTRINEARRTARETLAKAREAKSAAAGAFQSASARCEEATPGLEAAKNRRASAEGAFDMACQDIARSPGQVFTLIAADPAVCRALRRRIQEIDRTVNDADAAVLMRREDLERSLEGFDETTDAEVSTAAVATLTTEIGDLHQRTGTLYVSLARDDDARRMAAKPIGGDRNRTGGTCHLAGGR
- a CDS encoding SbcC/MukB-like Walker B domain-containing protein: MTHAAWLQSLSAEIETAQAELAIWQAVDDAIGSANGDRFRRFVQGITLDHMVQLANDHLNALSPRYRLAPGKVSDLALYIIDRDMDDEARGTRSLSGGERFLVSLALALALSGLEGRSSFVDTLFIDEGFGSLDADTLELAVDALQGRGRKVGVITHVAAMIERIAVQVRVEKCGAGRSEIRVSTGMGTVWPAVEAVQ